In one Nicotiana tomentosiformis chromosome 6, ASM39032v3, whole genome shotgun sequence genomic region, the following are encoded:
- the LOC104099775 gene encoding small ribosomal subunit protein mS80 (rPPR6): MWRPAVLARKAFSRKFIANQSFNGFQNHIFILPQVLNNQTIAPLNSAESLFRYYSNWISSKSCSHEIKRFFSSNPSSDSESVGSEPIKNDKDTAFIDNLETVSSESNEGSTVFDEIKDNIAAEEISDFGENEVVEEELDLEKLECVLSLLQSSGNLDRSIESSLEEIGLSLNEEFVVRVLETPYVPGENLISFFKWGLKKPEFLVTKRVVELLVTAVCIEGRNVYALWDLVKEVREKEKGILNAEILNELIALLSRLGKGKAAFEIFNKFGELDCVPNADTYYFTIEALCRRSIYDWASTVCEKMLNADMLPGAEKVGKIVSFLCKGNKSKDAHLVYLLAKEKNINLPVSSIKLLISSLCRKDESVRFALEMLEDFPKEERKRAIKSFSYVIQGLCRAKDVTGEKQLRSYCSEDIEDAKNLLLKMIDAGPPPGNAVFNTVISALSKSGEMGEAKKLMNVMEGRGLKPDVYTYNVIMSGYTKGGEMDEARNVLDAAKKKHAKLSPVTYHTIIRGYCKLEQYEKAVELLGEMKEYRVQPNADEYNKLIQSLCLKALDWTTAEKLLEEMKENGLHLNAITKGLVRAVKELEHEEVGTNEVIAAA; this comes from the coding sequence ATGTGGAGACCTGCAGTTCTGGCAAGGAAAGCATTTTCCAGAAAATTTATAGCAAATCAAAGTTTCAATGGCTTCCAAAATCACATCTTTATTCTTCCTCAGGTACTCAACAATCAAACTATAGCTCCACTAAATTCAGCTGAATCTCTATTTCGTTATTATTCTAATTGGATCTCTTCCAAATCTTGTTCACACGAAATAAAAAGGTTTTTTTCATCAAACCCATCTTCAGATTCCGAATCTGTAGGTTCTGAACCCATTAAAAATGATAAAGATACTGCCTTTATAGACAATCTTGAAACTGTTTCATCTGAGTCCAATGAAGGGTCCACTGTTTTTGATGAAATTAAGGATAATATAGCAGCTGAAGAAATTTCTGATTTTGGAGAAAATGAGGTTGTAGAGGAAGAATTAGACTTGGAAAAATTGGAGTGTGTGTTGTCTTTATTACAGAGTAGTGGTAATCTTGATAGATCTATTGAGTCTAGTCTTGAGGAAATTGGGTTGTCTTTGAATGAGGAGTTTGTTGTTAGAGTTCTTGAGACACCTTATGTTCCTGGTGAGAATTTGATATCTTTTTTCAAGTGGGGTTTGAAGAAACCCGAGTTTTTGGTAACGAAAAGGGTAGTTGAATTGTTGGTTACTGCAGTCTGTATTGAAGGTAGGAATGTTTATGCTCTGTGGGATTTGGTGAAGGAGGTCAGAGAAAAGGAGAAAGGGATCTTGAATGCTGAGATTCTTAATGAGTTGATTGCTTTATTGTCAAGATTGGGTAAAGGAAAGGCTGCATTTGAGATCTTTAATAAGTTTGGGGAATTGGATTGCGTGCCAAATGCTGATACGTACTATTTTACCATTGAAGCACTTTGTAGGCGTTCCATATATGATTGGGCTTCTACTGTTTGTGAGAAGATGCTAAATGCTGATATGTTGCCGGGTGCTGAGAAAGTAGGAAAAATTGTTTCTTTTTTGTGTAAAGGAAATAAGTCTAAGGATGCACATCTGGTTTACTTGTTGGCGAAGGAGAAGAATATTAATCTGCCTGTTTCTTCTATTAAGCTGTTGATCAGCTCGCTTTGTCGCAAAGATGAAAGCGTTAGATTTGCATTAGAGATGTTGGAGGATTTCCCTAAAGAGGAGCGTAAGCGTGCCATTAAGTCATTCTCATATGTCATTCAAGGGTTGTGCAGGGCAAAAGATGTAACAGGGGAAAAGCAATTGCGCTCTTATTGCAGTGAAGACATCGAAGACGCCAAAAACTTGCTCCTGAAAATGATAGATGCAGGTCCGCCACCTGGCAACGCAGTCTTCAATACAGTTATCAGCGCGCTCTCCAAGAGTGGAGAAATGGGAGAAGCTAAGAAACTGATGAATGTGATGGAGGGTAGAGGTTTGAAACCCGATGTGTACACTTACAATGTCATTATGAGCGGTTATACAAAGGGTGGTGAGATGGATGAAGCTCGTAATGTTTTGGATGCAGCCAAAAAGAAGCACGCCAAGTTAAGTCCTGTCACTTATCACACAATTATTCGGGGTTATTGCAAGCTTGAACAGTATGAGAAGGCTGTGGAACTATTGGGAGAGATGAAGGAGTACAGAGTTCAGCCTAATGCTGATGAATATAACAAACTTatccaatctctttgccttaagGCTTTAGATTGGACTACAGCGGAGAAGCTGCTGGAGGAGATGAAGGAGAATGGGTTGCATCTAAATGCAATCACAAAGGGTCTCGTAAGAGCGGTTAAGGAGTTAGAACATGAAGAAGTAGGAACAAATGAAGTAATCGCTGCAGCATAG